One Alnus glutinosa chromosome 3, dhAlnGlut1.1, whole genome shotgun sequence genomic region harbors:
- the LOC133863528 gene encoding uncharacterized protein LOC133863528 has product MTTRIAPGVGANLLGQHSAERNQDATAYVGNLDPQVTEELLWELFVQAGPVVNVYVPKDRVTNLHQGYGFVEFRSEEDADYAIKVLNMIKLYGKPIRVNKASQDKKSLDVGANLFIGNLDPDVDEKLLYDTFSAFGVIVTNPKIMRDPESGNSRGFGFISYDSFEASDAAIEAMNGQYLCNRQITVSYAYKKDTKGERHGTPAERVLAASNPGVQKSRPHTLFASGPPTHPSVPQANGTMPPRPFANGAVAPGPIPALRPPPPQGTAFPPMPVGGQPAWHGQPPQPGQTMPPPGMPPQMQQFRPPPPSMPPPPPPQAGPGPPRHLPPPMGMGGQPPPMWRPLPPPPLQQHGGRPPMPQTSMPPPPPPNHNNPPPLPPS; this is encoded by the exons ATGACGACTCGAATAGCGCCCGGAGTGGGAGCCAATTTGCTGGGCCAACACTCCGCCGAGAGGAATCAGGACGCCACTGCTTACGTCGGCAATCTCGACCCTCAG GTGACCGAGGAGTTACTTTGGGAGCTGTTTGTTCAAGCAGGCCCTGTTG TGAATGTCTATGTTCCCAAGGATAGAGTGACAAACCTGCATCAAGGATATGGATTCGTGGAGTTCCGGAGTGAAGAAGATGCTGACTAT GCCATCAAAGTGCTAAACATGATTAAACTATATGGAAAGCCGATTCGTGTAAATAAG GCATCCCAAGATAAAAAAAGTCTGGATGTTGGAGCAAACCTTTTCATTGGGAACCTTGACCCT GATGTGGATGAGAAGCTTCTATATGATACTTTCAGTGCATTTGGAGTCATTGTTACAAATCCTAAG ATCATGAGAGATCCAGAATCTGGAAATTCACGTGGTTTTGGATTTATTAGCTATGATTCTTTCGAGGCATCTGATGCTGCTATTGAG GCAATGAATGGACAATATCTTTGCAACCGTCAAATTACAGTGTCATATGCGTATAAGAAGGATACTAAAGGGGAGCGCCATGGTACTCCAGCAG AGAGAGTTTTGGCCGCAAGCAATCCAGGTGTACAAAAGAGCAGGCCTCATACTTTATTCGCTAGTGGACCTCCAACACATCCGAGTGTTCCTCAGGCCAATGGAACCATGCCTCCACGCCCATTTGCGAATGGTGCTGTTGCTCCAGGCCCAATTCCTGCACTCCGCCCACCGCCACCTCAAGGCACAGCCTTCCCACCTATGCCGGTAGGTGGACAGCCAGCTTGGCATGGTCAGCCGCCACAACCAGGTCAAACAATGCCACCACCTGGCATGCCTCCACAAATGCAGCAGTTCAGGCCACCTCCCCCAAGTATGCCACCGCCCCCACCTCCGCAGGCAGGTCCAGGTCCCCCAAGGCATCTACCACCACCGATGGGAATGGGAGGCCAACCACCACCTATGTGGCGTCCACTGCCACCCCCACCTCTTCAACAACATGGTGGTAGGCCCCCGATGCCACAGACATCAATGCCTCCACCTCCCCCTCCAAATCACAATAACCCACCACCGCTCCCTCCATCTTGA
- the LOC133862580 gene encoding probable polyol transporter 6, with protein MEDVSGDQNQTRFNMYACACALVASMISIIFGYDTGVMSGAMIFIKEDLKINDTQVEVVAGILNLCALAGSLAAGRTSDYIGRRYTIVLASITFLLGAILMGYAPSYAILMTGRCTAGVGVGFALMIAPVYSAEISSPSSRGFLTSLPELCISLGILLGYLSDYFFGKMTLKLGWRMMLGIAAVPSLALTFGILKIPESPRWLVMQGRLGDAKKVLLLVSNSKEEAEARFRDIKTAAGIDENCQEDVVKLPTTVRGEGVWKELLLTPSQAVRRILITAIGIHFFEHATGIEAVVLYSPRIFKKAGITDKDKLLLATVGVGLTKTAFIFIATFWIDRVGRRRLLLISTGGMIAALTGLGFSLTMVEHSEEKLLWALSLSIVAIYTYVAFFSIGLGPITWVYSSEIFPLKLRAQGASIGVAVNRVMNATVSMSFISIYKAITIGGSFFMFAGISVLAWVFFYFSLLETKGKSLEEMEALFSENARPRNIGIEIQRRSNV; from the exons ATGGAGGATGTTAGTGGAGATCAAAATCAGACAAGGTTCAATATGTATGCTTGTGCCTGTGCTTTAGTTGCCTCTATGATCTCCATTATATTTGGTTACG ATACTGGTGTAATGAGTGGAGCCATGATATTCATAAAAGAAGATCtcaaaataaatgacactcaagtTGAAGTCGTAGCTGGAATCCTGAACTTATGTGCTCTAGCAGGCTCCCTCGCCGCAGGAAGAACATCTGATTATATCGGTCGCCGCTACACAATTGTCTTAGCCTCCATCACTTTCTTGCTTGGTGCAATTTTGATGGGCTACGCCCCATCTTATGCAATCCTAATGACTGGAAGGTGCACCGCCGGGGTTGGTGTGGGCTTTGCGCTCATGATAGCTCCCGTTTACTCGGCAGAGATTTCCTCTCCTTCGTCCCGAGGCTTTCTAACCTCCCTACCGGAGCTTTGCATCAGCCTTGGAATCTTACTCGGCTATTTATCCGATTACTTCTTCGGAAAAATGACCTTGAAACTTGGCTGGAGGATGATGCTTGGAATTGCGGCAGTCCCATCACTAGCCTTGACTTTTGGCATTCTAAAAATTCCCGAGTCCCCAAGGTGGTTAGTAATGCAAGGCCGTCTGGGAGACGCGAAGAAAGTATTGTTGCTAGTATCCAACTCCAAAGAAGAAGCCGAAGCTCGTTTCCGTGACATAAAAACAGCTGCCGGGATCGACGAGAACTGCCAAGAGGATGTTGTCAAACTTCCCACAACGGTGCGTGGTGAAGGGGTTTGGAAAGAACTTTTACTTACGCCTTCTCAGGCAGTCCGCCGGATTTTGATCACGGCAATCGGAATTCACTTCTTTGAGCATGCAACGGGCATAGAAGCAGTCGTGTTATATAGTCCAAGAATCTTCAAGAAAGCTGGGATCACCGACAAGGACAAGCTCTTGCTTGCCACAGTTGGTGTAGGGCTTACAAAGACTGCATTCATATTTATAGCAACATTTTGGATCGACAGAGTTGGGAGGAGACGACTTCTTCTAATAAGCACAGGCGGTATGATTGCAGCCCTAACAGGATTAGGATTTAGTTTAACAATGGTGGAGCATTCGGAAGAGAAGCTCTTGTGGGCACTGAGCCTTAGCATCGTTGCTATTTATACATACGTGGCTTTCTTTTCTATTGGGCTTGGACCCATAACATGGGTCTATAGCTCTGAGATATTTCCTTTGAAGTTGAGGGCACAGGGGGCAAGTATCGGGGTGGCTGTGAATAGGGTCATGAATGCTACAGTTTCTATGAGTTTCATTTCAATTTACAAAGCAATTACCATAGGTGGGAGTTTCTTTATGTTTGCTGGTATCTCTGTGTTGGCATGGGtgttcttttatttctctttgcTGGAGACTAAGGGAAAGTCTTTGGAAGAGATGGAGGCGTTGTTCAGCGAAAACGCTAGGCCTAGAAATATAGGTATAGAAATTCAGCGAAGAAGCAATGTGTAG
- the LOC133863753 gene encoding small ribosomal subunit protein mL103 (rPPR7) — protein sequence MSSSIPLRHLRRLSTTTDSSSMSISRVKSKLRTEYDPDKALEIYSSVSKHYSSPTSSRYAQDLTVRRLAKSHRFADIESLIESHKKDPKIKEESFLSTLIRSYGIAGMFDHALRTFDQMNELGTRRSAVSFNALLSACIKSKMFNKVPQLFDEIPKKYGVSPNKVSYGILVKSYCEVGATEKAVGIFKEMEEKGVEITAVTFTTILDALYKKGKSEEADNLWNVMVKKGCEIDVAAYNVRIMHVHGGQPENVMAWINEMSNAGLKPDTISYNYLMTCYLKSGMMDEAMKVYEGLEGNVCNPNAATFRTLIHYLCRNGDYEKGYKVFKESVKVHKIPDFGTMKNLVEGLVEKKKMKEAKGLIRTIKKKFPPNVVNAWRKVEEQLGLASVDADADAVEDQEAAG from the coding sequence ATGTCGTCTTCCATTCCTCTCCGTCATCTTCGCCGCCTCAGCACCACCACCGATTCCTCTTCGATGTCCATTTCCAGAGTGAAATCGAAACTCCGGACCGAGTACGACCCTGACAAAGCCCTGGAAATCTACTCCTCTGTTTCCAAACACTACTCCTCCCCCACGTCCTCCCGCTACGCTCAGGACCTCACCGTGCGCCGCCTCGCCAAGTCCCACCGCTTCGCCGACATCGAGTCCCTCATCGAGTCCCACAAAAAAGACCccaaaatcaaagaagaaaGCTTCTTGTCCACTTTGATCCGATCCTACGGCATAGCCGGCATGTTCGACCACGCCTTGAGAACCTTCGACCAAATGAACGAGTTGGGTACTCGGAGATCGGCGGTTTCGTTTAACGCCTTGCTATCGGCGTGCATTAAATCGAAGATGTTCAATAAGGTACCCCAACTGTTCGACGAAATTCCTAAGAAATACGGGGTCTCGCCTAATAAGGTTTCGTATGGGATTTTGGTCAAGTCCTACTGCGAGGTTGGTGCGACCGAGAAGGCTGTTGGGATTTTCAAGGAGATGGAGGAGAAGGGGGTGGAGATAACGGCGGTGACGTTTACGACCATATTGGACGCTTTGTACAAGAAGGGCAAGAGCGAGGAGGCCGATAATCTGTGGAATGTGATGGTGAAGAAGGGGTGTGAGATCGATGTTGCTGCGTATAATGTGAGGATTATGCATGTGCACGGTGGTCAGCCGGAGAATGTGATGGCATGGATCAATGAGATGAGTAATGCGGGACTCAAACCCGATACGATTAGCTATAATTACTTGATGACTTGTTATCTTAAGAGTGGGATGATGGATGAGGCCATGAAGGTCTATGAGGGGTTGGAGGGAAATGTGTGTAATCCAAATGCAGCGACTTTTAGGACATTGATACATTATTTGTGTAGGAATGGGGATTATGAGAAGGGGTATAAGGTTTTCAAGGAGAGTGTGAAGGTGCATAAGATTCCGGATTTTGGCACGATGAAGAATTTGGTCGAAGGGTtggtggagaagaagaagatgaaggagGCGAAAGGATTGATCCGGACGATAAAGAAGAAGTTCCCGCCAAATGTTGTTAACGCGTGGAGAAAGGTTGAGGAGCAACTTGGTTTGGCTTCTGTAGATGCTGATGCTGATGCTGTTGAAGATCAAGAGGCCGCAGGATAA
- the LOC133864273 gene encoding transcription repressor OFP7-like, which translates to MAKRFKLRISRVIPSFQSCRSKDPSTMPADPVPSFFRPSPVNNKLINLHFPATNPLQPSKPHHSYLKRHVSSACISVGCGLGSRATLSDDDRFESPEFQWEEEEKWHVVAKVYDETPRRKIYNSSVSGESDSEEDVLGLALPLPPPPPTVEKKKRRARKKKTASKTRTSTSSADSGLFSSEGRDEGDDEETETLVSSSRSLSSDSSPEFNPHLETIREVPLSSTRRKKSSVKKVRRCVSKGGRRRKVVPSSPESESPARLSMFQRLIPCTVDGKVRESFAVVKKSEDPYEDFKRSMMEMILEKQMFDEKDLEQLLHCFLSLNARQHHVVIVQAFSEIWEALFCRRSTS; encoded by the coding sequence atggcGAAACGTTTCAAGCTCCGGATTTCCCGAGTCATCCCATCCTTCCAATCCTGCCGTTCCAAAGACCCATCCACTATGCCAGCAGATCCTGTCCCTTCATTCTTCCGACCATCCCCAGTCAACAACAAACTCATCAACCTTCATTTCCCAGCCACAAACCCACTCCAACCCTCCAAACCCCATCACTCTTACCTGAAGCGCCACGTTTCATCTGCTTGCATATCGGTCGGCTGTGGGTTGGGATCAAGAGCCACTCTCTCTGATGACGACCGCTTCGAATCACCCGAGTTCCAatgggaagaagaagagaagtggCACGTGGTCGCCAAGGTCTACGACGAGACACCTCGCCGTAAAATCTACAACTCCTCGGTGTCCGGCGAGTCCGACTCCGAAGAGGACGTTTTGGGTCTTGCTCTACCACTGCCACCACCACCCCCCACAGTGGAAAAGAAGAAACGACGAGCCAGAAAGAAGAAAACGGCATCGAAAACCCGCACCAGCACCTCTTCTGCCGATAGCGGACTGTTCAGCAGCGAAGGTCGTGACGAGGGAGACGACGAAGAGACCGAAACCTTAGTTTCCTCCTCCAGAAGCTTGTCCAGTGATTCCTCGCCGGAGTTCAATCCCCACTTGGAGACAATACGCGAGGTACCACTGAGCTCGACGAGGCGAAAGAAGAGCAGCGTGAAGAAGGTGAGGCGGTGCGTTTCGAAGGGTGGGAGGCGTAGGAAGGTGGTGCCGTCTTCTCCGGAGAGCGAGTCGCCGGCGAGGCTTTCGATGTTCCAGAGGCTTATACCGTGCACGGTGGACGGGAAGGTGAGGGAGAGCTTTGCGGTGGTGAAGAAGTCGGAGGACCCGTATGAGGACTTCAAGAGGTCGATGATGGAGATGATCTTGGAGAAGCAGATGTTCGACGAGAAGGATTTGGAGCAGCTCTTGCACTGTTTTCTTTCTCTGAACGCCAGGCAACACCACGTGGTTATCGTCCAGGCTTTCTCTGAGATTTGGGAGGCATTGTTCTGTAGAAGATCAACTAGTTGA